In Phycisphaerae bacterium, a single window of DNA contains:
- a CDS encoding HlyD family efflux transporter periplasmic adaptor subunit, whose translation MKRLLLVIPIAVVALVALVWSQQRAAPFFVSGFIESHQIRVGSRVGGRVRAVHVVEGQQVARGTALMELEPYDLDARLGQARAALAAQEARLQRLRAGARAEEIGQARAARDRAQAVVDKAVAGPRPLELSIARDVVAQAEAELTKAQKDFARVKKLFDQGQAAEEEMDEVTRRLAVTEASAARARDELGLLEEGTRAEDVAEAQARLAEAAQTLALLEAGSRTEDIAEAEAQVAAAQAAVAVIEQQRLELIVTAPVECVVEAVDLRPGDLVGANAPVIALTDSSELWVRAFVPEDRLDLQLGQKLAVRVDSFPQRRFAGHISYISRAAEFTPSNVQTPEERSKQVFRVKVVLDEGRDVLRAGMSADVFLEPER comes from the coding sequence ATGAAGCGGCTCTTGCTTGTCATTCCAATCGCCGTTGTGGCCCTGGTCGCGCTGGTTTGGAGCCAGCAGCGCGCGGCGCCGTTCTTTGTCTCGGGGTTCATCGAGTCGCACCAGATCAGGGTGGGCTCGCGGGTCGGCGGGCGCGTGCGGGCGGTGCACGTCGTTGAGGGGCAGCAGGTCGCACGCGGCACGGCGCTCATGGAGTTGGAGCCGTACGACCTCGACGCCCGGTTGGGACAGGCGCGGGCAGCGCTGGCGGCGCAGGAGGCCCGGCTGCAGCGCTTGCGGGCCGGTGCGCGGGCGGAGGAAATCGGGCAGGCCCGTGCGGCCCGCGATCGCGCGCAGGCCGTGGTGGACAAGGCAGTGGCCGGTCCGCGGCCACTGGAACTGAGCATTGCGCGTGACGTCGTCGCGCAGGCGGAGGCGGAGCTGACAAAGGCGCAGAAGGACTTCGCGCGCGTGAAGAAGCTGTTTGACCAGGGCCAGGCCGCCGAGGAAGAAATGGATGAAGTCACTCGCCGGCTCGCGGTGACGGAGGCCAGCGCGGCTCGGGCGCGCGACGAGCTGGGGCTGCTCGAAGAAGGCACCCGGGCTGAAGATGTGGCCGAGGCCCAGGCGCGCCTGGCCGAGGCGGCGCAAACGCTGGCGTTGCTCGAAGCCGGGTCGCGGACCGAGGACATCGCCGAGGCCGAGGCGCAGGTGGCGGCGGCGCAGGCGGCGGTGGCGGTCATCGAGCAGCAGCGCCTCGAGCTGATCGTGACGGCGCCGGTCGAGTGCGTGGTGGAGGCGGTAGACCTGCGGCCGGGCGACCTGGTGGGCGCGAATGCGCCGGTGATTGCTCTCACCGACAGTTCGGAGCTGTGGGTGCGCGCGTTCGTGCCGGAGGACCGGCTGGATTTGCAGCTCGGGCAGAAGCTGGCGGTGCGCGTGGATTCATTTCCGCAGCGCCGCTTCGCGGGCCACATTTCGTATATCTCGCGCGCGGCCGAGTTCACGCCTTCCAACGTGCAGACGCCGGAAGAGCGCAGCAAGCAGGTCTTCCGCGTGAAGGTCGTGCTGGACGAGGGCCGTGACGTACTGCGGGCGGGGATGTCGGCAGACGTGTTCCTGGAGCCGGAACGATGA